A stretch of Anolis sagrei isolate rAnoSag1 chromosome X, rAnoSag1.mat, whole genome shotgun sequence DNA encodes these proteins:
- the SPECC1L gene encoding cytospin-A isoform X2 has product MKKAASRASSAAPKANAGTASTNSSNSKAAAEKSKAEGAASIPASSKALKAGTPLLKTKSSDDLLAAGMAGGVAFSNGGGGGVKGKKSCPTSTAPPLPPSSAANPTNNSNPESKAKTFTGPNMAAKRSASSSGTKDRLRSRPSASKKLPGEPSSSSTSLTAKRSRSRMAEAHLPKSKSDTQIMSADRSSLEAALKAKEAEILRLRGELRGKAEPLSSQSGTTNEGTEVPSHAEPEAASIREELARLKSENRMLKDRLNALGFERMTPSAEGSLEDLLGHHSLDNSESSEAYHPLTSSDDALDAPSSSESENGGNNNSNDNNELSLAGLTERIHQMEENQHSTSEELQATLQELADLQQITQELNSENERLGEEKLILMESLCQQSDKLEHFGRQIEYLRSVLDESEIVYILEGDLKSNRYLELEQRYVDLAENARFEREQLLGVQQHLSNTLKMAEQDHAEAQAVVSALKERVHLAERALEAEREANGALALALEECRLGRDGERAELARMEAALEAEREKLAELYALHRGGMEERDIQGLLEGARAEKEEAQAQAAQAKEERERAKAEAARSREALEKLEAELASVRLEAEREASELSVAVGTLGAELEGSLAEGRELKERLFELEDEVEQHRALKLHHDLLATDLHNTVKKLQDQKHDMEREIKTLHRRLREESAEWRQFQADLQTAVVIANDIKSEAQEEIGDLKRRLHEAQDKAEKLAKELEEIKSRKQEEERGRVYNYMNAVERDLAALRQGMGLSRRSSSSSTNTTSTSEPLAPALTVKTLIKSFDSASASSAPGPGPSSSSASSMPRTPLSPSPMKTPPAAAVSPMQRHSISGPISTPKPLSDKRPAFAEIPAQGTKDHLLRPSSSTRVPAMEGSKSISASSRRSSEEMKRELSAPDGPATSSATNPSPSPTASVTPTTRSRIREERKDPLSALAREYGGSKRNALLKWCQKKAEGYQNIDITNFSSSWNDGLAFCAVLHTYLPAHIPYQELNSQDKRRNFTLAFQAAESVGIKSTLREPLRKDEAGGKGGQGLLQTWVGLRRRKKGRKERRKKPQDFTNLKLIENPDLSFSSSNLTKEAYIQIG; this is encoded by the exons ACTAAGAGCAGCGATGACCTCCTAGCAGCCGGAATGGCAGGTGGAGTGGCCTTCAGCAATGGTGGAGGAGGCGGAGTCAAAGGGAAGAAGAGTTGCCCCACCTCTACTGCTCcgccccttcctccctcttctgccGCCAATCCTACAAACAACAGCAACCCAGAGAGTAAGGCCAAGACTTTCACAG GTCCCAATATGGCAGCCAAGCGCAGCGCCTCCTCCTCAGGCACCAAGGACCGCCTCCGCTCCCGCCCCTCAGCCTCCAAGAAACTCCCCGGCgaaccctcctcttcctccacttcaCTGACCGCCAAACGCTCCCGCTCCCGCATGGCTGAGGCCCACCTGCCCAAGTCCAAATCAGACACGCAGATCATGTCCGCCGACCGGTCCTCTTTAGAAGCTGCCCTCAAGGCAAAGGAAGCGGAGATCCTGCGGCTGCGTGGGGAGCTGCGAGGGAAGGCTGAGCCCCTCTCGAGCCAGTCAGGAACCACCAATGAGGGAACAGAGGTGCCCTCCCATGCCGAGCCCGAGGCGGCTTCCATCCGAGAAGAACTGGCCCGACTAAAGAGTGAGAACCGGATGCTGAAGGACCGCTTGAATGCCCTAGGCTTTGAGCGGATGACCCCTTCGGCTGAGGGCTCCTTGgaggacctcctgggccaccactCTCTGGACAACAGTGAGAGCAGCGAAGCCTACCACCCCTTGACCTCCAGCGATGATGCTCTGGATGCCCCCTCCTCTTCTGAGTCGGAAAACGGgggaaacaacaacagcaatgacaaCAACGAACTCTCCTTGGCTGGGTTGACCGAGCGCATCCACCAAATGGAGGAGAACCAGCACAGCACTTCGGAGGAGCTTCAAGCCACGCTTCAGGAATTGGCCGACCTTCAGCAAATCACCCAGGAATTGAATAGTGAAAATGAGCGACTCGGCGAGGAGAAGTTGATCCTCATGGAGTCGCTGTGTCAACAGAGCGACAAGCTGGAGCATTTCGGGCGGCAAATTGAGTACCTGCGGTCTGTGTTGGACGAGAGTGAGATCGTCTACATCCTGGAGGGAGATCTAAAGAGCAACCGCTACTTGGAACTGGAGCAGCGCTATGTGGATCTGGCAGAGAATGCCCGCTTTGAGAGGGAGCAGCTGCTGGGGGTGCAGCAGCACTTGAGCAACACGCTGAAGATGGCAGAGCAGGACCACGCAGAGGCACAGGCGGTGGTGTCGGCCTTGAAGGAGCGAGTGCATCTGGCAGAGCGGGCCCTGGAGGCCGAGCGCGAAGCCAATGGGGCCCTGGCCCTGGCCCTGGAGGAGTGCCGCTTGGGGAGGGACGGAGAGCGGGCTGAGCTGGCCCGGATGGAGGCTGCACTAGAGGCTGAGCGGGAGAAGCTGGCCGAGCTGTATGCCTTGCACCGCGGGGGCATGGAGGAGAGGGACATCCAGGGCCTGCTGGAGGGAGCACGGGCTGAGAAGGAGGAGGCCCAGGCTCAGGCTGCACAGGCCAAGGAGGAGAGGGAGCGCGCCAAGGCTGAGGCTGCACGCAGTCGGGAGGCCCTTGAGAAG CTGGAGGCGGAGCTTGCCTCTGTGCGGCTGGAGGCGGAACGCGAGGCATCTGAGCTGTCGGTTGCTGTGGGGACGCTGGGCGCGGAGCTGGAGGGCTCCCTGGCAGAGGGGCGGGAGCTCAAGGAGCGCCTCTTTGAGCTGGAGGATGAGGTGGAGCAGCACCGGGCCCTCAAGCTCCACCATGACCTCCTCGCCACAGATCTACACA ACACTGTGAAGAAGCTTCAGGACCAAAAGCATGACATGGAAAGAGAGATCAAGACCCTCCACAGACGACTGCGg GAGGAGTCTGCGGAGTGGCGACAGTTCCAGGCGGACCTGCAGACGGCGGTGGTGATTGCGAACGACATCAAGTCCGAAGCGCAAGAGGAGATCGGGGACCTGAAACGGAGGCTTCACGAGGCCCAGGACAAGGCTGAGAAGCTTGCCAAGGAGCTGGAGGAGATCAAGTCCCGCAA GCAGGAAGAGGAGCGGGGCCGGGTGTACAACTACATGAATGCGGTAGAGCGGGACCTGGCTGCCTTGCGCCAAGGGATGGGCCTCAGCCgccgctcctcctcttcctccaccaacaccacctcCACCTCCGAGCCCTTGGCCCCTGCCTTGACCGTCAAGACCCTCATCAAGTCCTTTGACAgcgcctccgcctcctccgcaCCAG gACCGGGTCCCTCTTCCTCATCTGCTTCCTCGATGCCTCGGACCCCTCTGAGCCCCAGCCCTATGAAGACCCCTCCAGCCGCGGCCGTCTCCCCAATGCAA aGGCATTCTATCAGTGGCCCCATTTCCACCCCAAAGCCCCTTTCGGACAAGAGACCGGCCTTCGCAGAGATCCCCGCCCAAGGTACAAAAG ACCACCTTCTGAGGCCTTCTTCTTCAACCAGGGTCCCTGCCATGGAAGGCTCCAAGTCTATTTCCG CCTCTTCCCGCCGCAGCAGTGAAGAGATGAAGAgggagctctctgccccggatgGACCTGCCACTTCCTCCGCTACcaacccctctccctcccccaccGCCTCTGTCACGCCAACAACACGCAGCCGCATCAG ggAGGAGCGAAAGGACCCCCTTTCTGCTTTGGCCAGAGAATATGGCGGCTCCAAGAGGAATGCCCTCCTCAAGTGGTGCCAGAAGAAGGCCGAGGGCTaccag aaCATTGACATCACAAACTTCAGCAGCAGCTGGAATGACGGCTTGGCTTTCTGTGCTGTTCTTCACACTTACCTTCCAGCCCACATTCCTTACCAGGAGCTCAATAGTCAGGACAAG aggAGGAACTTCACCTTGGCCTTCCAAGCAGCCGAAAGCGTCGGCATCAAGTCCACTCTG AGGGAGCCATTGAGGAAGGAtgaagcaggagggaaaggagggcaaGGGCTCCTTCAGACTTGGGTTGGGCTccgaaggagaaagaagggaaggaaggagaggagaaagaagccACAG gATTTCACAAATTTGAAACTCATCGAAAACCCTgatttatccttctcttcttccaattTGACCAAAGAGGCCTATATTCAAATAGGGTGA
- the SPECC1L gene encoding cytospin-A isoform X6 — protein sequence MKKAASRASSAAPKANAGTASTNSSNSKAAAEKSKAEGAASIPASSKALKAGTPLLKTKSSDDLLAAGMAGGVAFSNGGGGGVKGKKSCPTSTAPPLPPSSAANPTNNSNPESKAKTFTGPNMAAKRSASSSGTKDRLRSRPSASKKLPGEPSSSSTSLTAKRSRSRMAEAHLPKSKSDTQIMSADRSSLEAALKAKEAEILRLRGELRGKAEPLSSQSGTTNEGTEVPSHAEPEAASIREELARLKSENRMLKDRLNALGFERMTPSAEGSLEDLLGHHSLDNSESSEAYHPLTSSDDALDAPSSSESENGGNNNSNDNNELSLAGLTERIHQMEENQHSTSEELQATLQELADLQQITQELNSENERLGEEKLILMESLCQQSDKLEHFGRQIEYLRSVLDESEIVYILEGDLKSNRYLELEQRYVDLAENARFEREQLLGVQQHLSNTLKMAEQDHAEAQAVVSALKERVHLAERALEAEREANGALALALEECRLGRDGERAELARMEAALEAEREKLAELYALHRGGMEERDIQGLLEGARAEKEEAQAQAAQAKEERERAKAEAARSREALEKLEAELASVRLEAEREASELSVAVGTLGAELEGSLAEGRELKERLFELEDEVEQHRALKLHHDLLATDLHNTVKKLQDQKHDMEREIKTLHRRLREESAEWRQFQADLQTAVVIANDIKSEAQEEIGDLKRRLHEAQDKAEKLAKELEEIKSRKQEEERGRVYNYMNAVERDLAALRQGMGLSRRSSSSSTNTTSTSEPLAPALTVKTLIKSFDSASASSAPGPGPSSSSASSMPRTPLSPSPMKTPPAAAVSPMQRHSISGPISTPKPLSDKRPAFAEIPAQGTKDHLLRPSSSTRVPAMEGSKSISASSRRSSEEMKRELSAPDGPATSSATNPSPSPTASVTPTTRSRIREERKDPLSALAREYGGSKRNALLKWCQKKAEGYQNIDITNFSSSWNDGLAFCAVLHTYLPAHIPYQELNSQDKRRNFTLAFQAAESVGIKSTLDINEMVRTERPDWQNVMLYVTAIYKYFET from the exons ACTAAGAGCAGCGATGACCTCCTAGCAGCCGGAATGGCAGGTGGAGTGGCCTTCAGCAATGGTGGAGGAGGCGGAGTCAAAGGGAAGAAGAGTTGCCCCACCTCTACTGCTCcgccccttcctccctcttctgccGCCAATCCTACAAACAACAGCAACCCAGAGAGTAAGGCCAAGACTTTCACAG GTCCCAATATGGCAGCCAAGCGCAGCGCCTCCTCCTCAGGCACCAAGGACCGCCTCCGCTCCCGCCCCTCAGCCTCCAAGAAACTCCCCGGCgaaccctcctcttcctccacttcaCTGACCGCCAAACGCTCCCGCTCCCGCATGGCTGAGGCCCACCTGCCCAAGTCCAAATCAGACACGCAGATCATGTCCGCCGACCGGTCCTCTTTAGAAGCTGCCCTCAAGGCAAAGGAAGCGGAGATCCTGCGGCTGCGTGGGGAGCTGCGAGGGAAGGCTGAGCCCCTCTCGAGCCAGTCAGGAACCACCAATGAGGGAACAGAGGTGCCCTCCCATGCCGAGCCCGAGGCGGCTTCCATCCGAGAAGAACTGGCCCGACTAAAGAGTGAGAACCGGATGCTGAAGGACCGCTTGAATGCCCTAGGCTTTGAGCGGATGACCCCTTCGGCTGAGGGCTCCTTGgaggacctcctgggccaccactCTCTGGACAACAGTGAGAGCAGCGAAGCCTACCACCCCTTGACCTCCAGCGATGATGCTCTGGATGCCCCCTCCTCTTCTGAGTCGGAAAACGGgggaaacaacaacagcaatgacaaCAACGAACTCTCCTTGGCTGGGTTGACCGAGCGCATCCACCAAATGGAGGAGAACCAGCACAGCACTTCGGAGGAGCTTCAAGCCACGCTTCAGGAATTGGCCGACCTTCAGCAAATCACCCAGGAATTGAATAGTGAAAATGAGCGACTCGGCGAGGAGAAGTTGATCCTCATGGAGTCGCTGTGTCAACAGAGCGACAAGCTGGAGCATTTCGGGCGGCAAATTGAGTACCTGCGGTCTGTGTTGGACGAGAGTGAGATCGTCTACATCCTGGAGGGAGATCTAAAGAGCAACCGCTACTTGGAACTGGAGCAGCGCTATGTGGATCTGGCAGAGAATGCCCGCTTTGAGAGGGAGCAGCTGCTGGGGGTGCAGCAGCACTTGAGCAACACGCTGAAGATGGCAGAGCAGGACCACGCAGAGGCACAGGCGGTGGTGTCGGCCTTGAAGGAGCGAGTGCATCTGGCAGAGCGGGCCCTGGAGGCCGAGCGCGAAGCCAATGGGGCCCTGGCCCTGGCCCTGGAGGAGTGCCGCTTGGGGAGGGACGGAGAGCGGGCTGAGCTGGCCCGGATGGAGGCTGCACTAGAGGCTGAGCGGGAGAAGCTGGCCGAGCTGTATGCCTTGCACCGCGGGGGCATGGAGGAGAGGGACATCCAGGGCCTGCTGGAGGGAGCACGGGCTGAGAAGGAGGAGGCCCAGGCTCAGGCTGCACAGGCCAAGGAGGAGAGGGAGCGCGCCAAGGCTGAGGCTGCACGCAGTCGGGAGGCCCTTGAGAAG CTGGAGGCGGAGCTTGCCTCTGTGCGGCTGGAGGCGGAACGCGAGGCATCTGAGCTGTCGGTTGCTGTGGGGACGCTGGGCGCGGAGCTGGAGGGCTCCCTGGCAGAGGGGCGGGAGCTCAAGGAGCGCCTCTTTGAGCTGGAGGATGAGGTGGAGCAGCACCGGGCCCTCAAGCTCCACCATGACCTCCTCGCCACAGATCTACACA ACACTGTGAAGAAGCTTCAGGACCAAAAGCATGACATGGAAAGAGAGATCAAGACCCTCCACAGACGACTGCGg GAGGAGTCTGCGGAGTGGCGACAGTTCCAGGCGGACCTGCAGACGGCGGTGGTGATTGCGAACGACATCAAGTCCGAAGCGCAAGAGGAGATCGGGGACCTGAAACGGAGGCTTCACGAGGCCCAGGACAAGGCTGAGAAGCTTGCCAAGGAGCTGGAGGAGATCAAGTCCCGCAA GCAGGAAGAGGAGCGGGGCCGGGTGTACAACTACATGAATGCGGTAGAGCGGGACCTGGCTGCCTTGCGCCAAGGGATGGGCCTCAGCCgccgctcctcctcttcctccaccaacaccacctcCACCTCCGAGCCCTTGGCCCCTGCCTTGACCGTCAAGACCCTCATCAAGTCCTTTGACAgcgcctccgcctcctccgcaCCAG gACCGGGTCCCTCTTCCTCATCTGCTTCCTCGATGCCTCGGACCCCTCTGAGCCCCAGCCCTATGAAGACCCCTCCAGCCGCGGCCGTCTCCCCAATGCAA aGGCATTCTATCAGTGGCCCCATTTCCACCCCAAAGCCCCTTTCGGACAAGAGACCGGCCTTCGCAGAGATCCCCGCCCAAGGTACAAAAG ACCACCTTCTGAGGCCTTCTTCTTCAACCAGGGTCCCTGCCATGGAAGGCTCCAAGTCTATTTCCG CCTCTTCCCGCCGCAGCAGTGAAGAGATGAAGAgggagctctctgccccggatgGACCTGCCACTTCCTCCGCTACcaacccctctccctcccccaccGCCTCTGTCACGCCAACAACACGCAGCCGCATCAG ggAGGAGCGAAAGGACCCCCTTTCTGCTTTGGCCAGAGAATATGGCGGCTCCAAGAGGAATGCCCTCCTCAAGTGGTGCCAGAAGAAGGCCGAGGGCTaccag aaCATTGACATCACAAACTTCAGCAGCAGCTGGAATGACGGCTTGGCTTTCTGTGCTGTTCTTCACACTTACCTTCCAGCCCACATTCCTTACCAGGAGCTCAATAGTCAGGACAAG aggAGGAACTTCACCTTGGCCTTCCAAGCAGCCGAAAGCGTCGGCATCAAGTCCACTCTG gaCATTAACGAGATGGTACGGACGGAGCGCCCAGATTGGCAGAATGTCATGTTGTATGTGACGGCCATCTACAAATACTTCGAAACCTGA
- the SPECC1L gene encoding cytospin-A isoform X5: MKKAASRASSAAPKANAGTASTNSSNSKAAAEKSKAEGAASIPASSKALKAGTPLLKTKSSDDLLAAGMAGGVAFSNGGGGGVKGKKSCPTSTAPPLPPSSAANPTNNSNPESKAKTFTGPNMAAKRSASSSGTKDRLRSRPSASKKLPGEPSSSSTSLTAKRSRSRMAEAHLPKSKSDTQIMSADRSSLEAALKAKEAEILRLRGELRGKAEPLSSQSGTTNEGTEVPSHAEPEAASIREELARLKSENRMLKDRLNALGFERMTPSAEGSLEDLLGHHSLDNSESSEAYHPLTSSDDALDAPSSSESENGGNNNSNDNNELSLAGLTERIHQMEENQHSTSEELQATLQELADLQQITQELNSENERLGEEKLILMESLCQQSDKLEHFGRQIEYLRSVLDESEIVYILEGDLKSNRYLELEQRYVDLAENARFEREQLLGVQQHLSNTLKMAEQDHAEAQAVVSALKERVHLAERALEAEREANGALALALEECRLGRDGERAELARMEAALEAEREKLAELYALHRGGMEERDIQGLLEGARAEKEEAQAQAAQAKEERERAKAEAARSREALEKLEAELASVRLEAEREASELSVAVGTLGAELEGSLAEGRELKERLFELEDEVEQHRALKLHHDLLATDLHNTVKKLQDQKHDMEREIKTLHRRLREESAEWRQFQADLQTAVVIANDIKSEAQEEIGDLKRRLHEAQDKAEKLAKELEEIKSRKQEEERGRVYNYMNAVERDLAALRQGMGLSRRSSSSSTNTTSTSEPLAPALTVKTLIKSFDSASASSAPGPGPSSSSASSMPRTPLSPSPMKTPPAAAVSPMQRHSISGPISTPKPLSDKRPAFAEIPAQGTKDHLLRPSSSTRVPAMEGSKSISASSRRSSEEMKRELSAPDGPATSSATNPSPSPTASVTPTTRSRIRYTEERKDPLSALAREYGGSKRNALLKWCQKKAEGYQNIDITNFSSSWNDGLAFCAVLHTYLPAHIPYQELNSQDKRRNFTLAFQAAESVGIKSTLDINEMVRTERPDWQNVMLYVTAIYKYFET; encoded by the exons ACTAAGAGCAGCGATGACCTCCTAGCAGCCGGAATGGCAGGTGGAGTGGCCTTCAGCAATGGTGGAGGAGGCGGAGTCAAAGGGAAGAAGAGTTGCCCCACCTCTACTGCTCcgccccttcctccctcttctgccGCCAATCCTACAAACAACAGCAACCCAGAGAGTAAGGCCAAGACTTTCACAG GTCCCAATATGGCAGCCAAGCGCAGCGCCTCCTCCTCAGGCACCAAGGACCGCCTCCGCTCCCGCCCCTCAGCCTCCAAGAAACTCCCCGGCgaaccctcctcttcctccacttcaCTGACCGCCAAACGCTCCCGCTCCCGCATGGCTGAGGCCCACCTGCCCAAGTCCAAATCAGACACGCAGATCATGTCCGCCGACCGGTCCTCTTTAGAAGCTGCCCTCAAGGCAAAGGAAGCGGAGATCCTGCGGCTGCGTGGGGAGCTGCGAGGGAAGGCTGAGCCCCTCTCGAGCCAGTCAGGAACCACCAATGAGGGAACAGAGGTGCCCTCCCATGCCGAGCCCGAGGCGGCTTCCATCCGAGAAGAACTGGCCCGACTAAAGAGTGAGAACCGGATGCTGAAGGACCGCTTGAATGCCCTAGGCTTTGAGCGGATGACCCCTTCGGCTGAGGGCTCCTTGgaggacctcctgggccaccactCTCTGGACAACAGTGAGAGCAGCGAAGCCTACCACCCCTTGACCTCCAGCGATGATGCTCTGGATGCCCCCTCCTCTTCTGAGTCGGAAAACGGgggaaacaacaacagcaatgacaaCAACGAACTCTCCTTGGCTGGGTTGACCGAGCGCATCCACCAAATGGAGGAGAACCAGCACAGCACTTCGGAGGAGCTTCAAGCCACGCTTCAGGAATTGGCCGACCTTCAGCAAATCACCCAGGAATTGAATAGTGAAAATGAGCGACTCGGCGAGGAGAAGTTGATCCTCATGGAGTCGCTGTGTCAACAGAGCGACAAGCTGGAGCATTTCGGGCGGCAAATTGAGTACCTGCGGTCTGTGTTGGACGAGAGTGAGATCGTCTACATCCTGGAGGGAGATCTAAAGAGCAACCGCTACTTGGAACTGGAGCAGCGCTATGTGGATCTGGCAGAGAATGCCCGCTTTGAGAGGGAGCAGCTGCTGGGGGTGCAGCAGCACTTGAGCAACACGCTGAAGATGGCAGAGCAGGACCACGCAGAGGCACAGGCGGTGGTGTCGGCCTTGAAGGAGCGAGTGCATCTGGCAGAGCGGGCCCTGGAGGCCGAGCGCGAAGCCAATGGGGCCCTGGCCCTGGCCCTGGAGGAGTGCCGCTTGGGGAGGGACGGAGAGCGGGCTGAGCTGGCCCGGATGGAGGCTGCACTAGAGGCTGAGCGGGAGAAGCTGGCCGAGCTGTATGCCTTGCACCGCGGGGGCATGGAGGAGAGGGACATCCAGGGCCTGCTGGAGGGAGCACGGGCTGAGAAGGAGGAGGCCCAGGCTCAGGCTGCACAGGCCAAGGAGGAGAGGGAGCGCGCCAAGGCTGAGGCTGCACGCAGTCGGGAGGCCCTTGAGAAG CTGGAGGCGGAGCTTGCCTCTGTGCGGCTGGAGGCGGAACGCGAGGCATCTGAGCTGTCGGTTGCTGTGGGGACGCTGGGCGCGGAGCTGGAGGGCTCCCTGGCAGAGGGGCGGGAGCTCAAGGAGCGCCTCTTTGAGCTGGAGGATGAGGTGGAGCAGCACCGGGCCCTCAAGCTCCACCATGACCTCCTCGCCACAGATCTACACA ACACTGTGAAGAAGCTTCAGGACCAAAAGCATGACATGGAAAGAGAGATCAAGACCCTCCACAGACGACTGCGg GAGGAGTCTGCGGAGTGGCGACAGTTCCAGGCGGACCTGCAGACGGCGGTGGTGATTGCGAACGACATCAAGTCCGAAGCGCAAGAGGAGATCGGGGACCTGAAACGGAGGCTTCACGAGGCCCAGGACAAGGCTGAGAAGCTTGCCAAGGAGCTGGAGGAGATCAAGTCCCGCAA GCAGGAAGAGGAGCGGGGCCGGGTGTACAACTACATGAATGCGGTAGAGCGGGACCTGGCTGCCTTGCGCCAAGGGATGGGCCTCAGCCgccgctcctcctcttcctccaccaacaccacctcCACCTCCGAGCCCTTGGCCCCTGCCTTGACCGTCAAGACCCTCATCAAGTCCTTTGACAgcgcctccgcctcctccgcaCCAG gACCGGGTCCCTCTTCCTCATCTGCTTCCTCGATGCCTCGGACCCCTCTGAGCCCCAGCCCTATGAAGACCCCTCCAGCCGCGGCCGTCTCCCCAATGCAA aGGCATTCTATCAGTGGCCCCATTTCCACCCCAAAGCCCCTTTCGGACAAGAGACCGGCCTTCGCAGAGATCCCCGCCCAAGGTACAAAAG ACCACCTTCTGAGGCCTTCTTCTTCAACCAGGGTCCCTGCCATGGAAGGCTCCAAGTCTATTTCCG CCTCTTCCCGCCGCAGCAGTGAAGAGATGAAGAgggagctctctgccccggatgGACCTGCCACTTCCTCCGCTACcaacccctctccctcccccaccGCCTCTGTCACGCCAACAACACGCAGCCGCATCAGGTACAC ggAGGAGCGAAAGGACCCCCTTTCTGCTTTGGCCAGAGAATATGGCGGCTCCAAGAGGAATGCCCTCCTCAAGTGGTGCCAGAAGAAGGCCGAGGGCTaccag aaCATTGACATCACAAACTTCAGCAGCAGCTGGAATGACGGCTTGGCTTTCTGTGCTGTTCTTCACACTTACCTTCCAGCCCACATTCCTTACCAGGAGCTCAATAGTCAGGACAAG aggAGGAACTTCACCTTGGCCTTCCAAGCAGCCGAAAGCGTCGGCATCAAGTCCACTCTG gaCATTAACGAGATGGTACGGACGGAGCGCCCAGATTGGCAGAATGTCATGTTGTATGTGACGGCCATCTACAAATACTTCGAAACCTGA